A window of Streptomyces puniciscabiei contains these coding sequences:
- a CDS encoding polyprenyl synthetase family protein, whose product MTTVQAPPSAQDVLVRCGELVRPALREAVGRLHPWVAEMAGYSFGWCEVGGAPATAPGGKGVRQALAVLGAEAAGADGRAGVPAAVAMELVHAFSLLHDDIMDGDATRRRRPAVWKAYGTGPAVLAGDALFALAVETLATAPQGAGAVRLLSAALADLVRGQADDLLFATRPWTGPERVRPEEYRSMAEGKTGALLGCAAALGAVLGGADEATAGALDRAGRYLGVAFQLVDDVLGIWGDPAVTGKPVGGDLREGKKTYPVLAALASPAARALPGLLDAPVRAAEAAALIEAAGGRTAALTEARAHTAAARALLAQAPLAAEAAGDLFRLLDFLVGREV is encoded by the coding sequence GTGACCACCGTACAGGCGCCGCCATCGGCGCAGGATGTCCTCGTCCGCTGCGGTGAGTTGGTCCGCCCGGCACTGCGCGAGGCGGTGGGCCGGCTGCATCCGTGGGTGGCCGAGATGGCCGGGTACTCCTTCGGCTGGTGCGAGGTCGGCGGGGCGCCCGCCACCGCGCCCGGCGGCAAGGGCGTACGGCAGGCGCTGGCGGTGCTCGGCGCCGAGGCGGCGGGCGCCGACGGGCGGGCCGGTGTCCCGGCGGCGGTCGCGATGGAGCTGGTGCACGCCTTCTCCCTGCTGCACGACGACATCATGGACGGCGACGCGACCCGGCGCCGCCGCCCCGCCGTGTGGAAGGCGTACGGCACGGGACCGGCGGTGCTCGCCGGTGACGCCCTGTTCGCGCTGGCGGTGGAGACCCTCGCGACCGCTCCGCAGGGCGCCGGCGCCGTACGACTGCTGTCGGCGGCCCTCGCCGATCTGGTGCGCGGGCAGGCCGACGACCTGCTGTTCGCCACCCGGCCCTGGACGGGCCCGGAGCGGGTCAGGCCCGAGGAGTACCGGTCGATGGCGGAGGGCAAGACCGGCGCGCTGCTGGGCTGCGCCGCCGCGCTGGGCGCCGTGCTCGGCGGGGCGGACGAGGCCACGGCCGGCGCGCTGGACCGGGCCGGACGGTATCTCGGCGTCGCCTTCCAGCTGGTCGACGACGTGCTGGGCATCTGGGGCGACCCGGCCGTCACCGGCAAGCCGGTGGGTGGCGATCTGCGAGAGGGCAAGAAGACGTACCCGGTGCTGGCCGCGCTCGCCTCCCCGGCGGCCCGCGCCCTGCCCGGACTGCTCGACGCGCCGGTCCGCGCCGCGGAGGCCGCCGCGCTGATCGAGGCGGCGGGCGGCCGTACCGCGGCGCTGACCGAGGCCCGTGCGCACACGGCCGCCGCCCGGGCACTGCTCGCACAGGCACCGCTGGCCGCCGAGGCGGCCGGGGACCTCTTCCGGCTGCTGGACTTCCTGGTGGGCCGCGAGGTGTAG
- a CDS encoding SGNH/GDSL hydrolase family protein: MPPRQVRRAPGPRARTGRFGRVRRVAAALLTAVVCQSAPARATALPASAEQASGVVTWAASADRMGETTGAEGYRLIVHTSVGGDDLRVRLSNAFGDRPLTVDSVYAGVRSEGAALRPGSNRPLTFGGARTVVVPEGAAAWSDPLPAPLRAGTDLVVSLHTPAAAGPATGHLLAMQTSYTGGGDHAAEESGTNWTRTTGSWWYLDAVSVQPSRSTGSVVALGDSLTDGWHSTADLNRRWPDYLARRLHTARTAVQGVADEGIAGNQVLADGTGQSALHRLDRDVLSLPGVRTVFLFEGVNDLKAHTGVSAQDLIWGYRKIAERVHAAGKCVVAATIAPFEGRPEWDPAAEAVRREVNRFLRTSGEFDAVTDFDRTLSSPHDSARLLPLLDGGDHLHPDDKGMRALADAVDFRSLDCTR; the protein is encoded by the coding sequence ATGCCACCCCGGCAGGTCCGTCGTGCCCCGGGACCTCGCGCGAGGACCGGCCGGTTCGGACGCGTCCGCCGCGTCGCCGCCGCCCTGCTCACCGCCGTCGTCTGCCAGTCAGCGCCCGCGCGGGCGACCGCTCTGCCCGCGTCCGCCGAGCAGGCCTCCGGGGTCGTCACCTGGGCGGCGAGCGCCGACCGCATGGGCGAGACCACCGGTGCGGAGGGCTACCGGCTGATCGTGCACACCAGCGTCGGCGGCGACGATCTCCGCGTCCGCCTGAGCAACGCCTTCGGTGACCGGCCGTTGACCGTGGACAGCGTCTACGCCGGAGTGCGCAGCGAGGGCGCCGCCCTGCGGCCGGGCAGCAACCGGCCGCTGACCTTCGGCGGCGCCCGTACCGTCGTCGTCCCGGAGGGTGCCGCCGCCTGGAGCGACCCCCTGCCCGCTCCGCTGCGGGCCGGCACCGACCTGGTGGTCAGCCTGCACACCCCGGCCGCGGCCGGACCGGCGACCGGCCACTTGCTGGCGATGCAGACCTCCTACACGGGCGGGGGCGACCACGCCGCCGAGGAGAGCGGCACCAACTGGACGCGGACCACCGGCTCCTGGTGGTACCTCGACGCCGTGTCCGTACAGCCCTCCCGCAGCACCGGGAGCGTGGTCGCGCTCGGCGACTCCCTCACCGACGGCTGGCACTCCACCGCGGATCTGAACCGCCGCTGGCCCGACTACCTGGCGAGGCGCCTGCACACGGCCCGGACGGCCGTCCAGGGCGTCGCCGACGAAGGCATCGCGGGCAACCAGGTGCTCGCCGACGGCACCGGGCAGAGCGCCCTGCACCGGCTGGACCGGGACGTGCTGTCCCTGCCCGGAGTGCGCACCGTCTTCCTCTTCGAGGGGGTGAACGACCTCAAGGCGCACACCGGTGTCAGCGCGCAGGACCTCATCTGGGGCTACCGGAAGATCGCCGAGCGGGTGCACGCGGCGGGGAAGTGCGTGGTCGCCGCCACGATCGCCCCCTTCGAAGGCCGGCCCGAATGGGACCCGGCCGCCGAGGCCGTACGCCGGGAGGTGAACCGGTTCCTGCGCACCAGCGGGGAGTTCGACGCGGTCACCGACTTCGACCGAACCCTGAGCAGCCCCCACGACTCCGCACGGCTGCTGCCGCTCCTCGACGGCGGTGACCACCTCCACCCCGACGACAAGGGCATGCGGGCACTGGCCGACGCCGTCGACTTCCGCAGCCTCGACTGCACCCGCTGA
- a CDS encoding threonine/serine dehydratase, giving the protein MIGIKEIEAAAERIAGHVVRTPTVPSPGLTELLGVPVTAKLELLQRTGSFKARGATAKLLSLSEAERAAGVVAVSGGNHGIALAVMAAALHVKATVVMPRTAPGRSIALAERAGAQVRLTDGMDSAFSLVTRLRDEGLTLVHPFDDPVVIAGQGTVGLELAEDAVDGLTDVVVSIGGGGLIAGVAAALAARRPGVRVWGVETEGAEAASGALRAGGPVPVRLSSLVTTLSAPSVSQLTYDHVSALVEEVLVVPDRDAVQGSLDLAEHAKVWAEPAAGCLLSAARRIAARVGDGARIGLVVCGGNTTPRELTGWAEQFGLL; this is encoded by the coding sequence TTGATCGGCATCAAGGAGATCGAAGCCGCGGCGGAGCGGATCGCCGGACATGTCGTACGGACGCCCACCGTGCCGAGTCCGGGGCTGACCGAGCTGCTCGGCGTTCCGGTCACCGCCAAACTCGAACTGCTGCAGCGCACCGGCTCGTTCAAGGCACGCGGGGCGACGGCGAAGCTGCTGTCGCTGAGCGAGGCCGAGCGGGCGGCGGGCGTGGTCGCGGTCAGCGGCGGCAACCACGGGATCGCCCTCGCGGTGATGGCCGCGGCCCTGCATGTGAAGGCGACCGTGGTGATGCCCCGTACCGCTCCCGGGCGATCCATCGCGCTCGCCGAGCGGGCGGGGGCGCAGGTGCGGCTGACCGACGGCATGGACAGCGCCTTCTCGCTGGTGACACGGCTCAGGGACGAGGGGCTGACACTGGTCCACCCGTTCGACGACCCGGTGGTGATCGCCGGACAGGGCACGGTCGGGCTGGAGTTGGCCGAGGACGCGGTGGACGGCCTCACGGACGTCGTGGTCAGCATCGGCGGCGGCGGGCTGATCGCCGGGGTCGCGGCGGCCCTCGCCGCCCGGCGTCCCGGCGTGCGCGTCTGGGGCGTGGAGACCGAGGGCGCCGAGGCCGCGTCCGGCGCGCTGAGGGCGGGCGGACCGGTGCCGGTGCGCCTGTCGTCCCTGGTCACCACGCTCAGCGCGCCCTCCGTCTCCCAGCTGACGTACGACCATGTGTCCGCGCTGGTCGAGGAGGTGCTGGTGGTACCGGACCGGGACGCGGTGCAGGGCTCGCTGGACCTCGCCGAGCACGCCAAGGTGTGGGCCGAGCCGGCCGCGGGCTGTCTGCTGTCGGCGGCCCGCCGGATCGCGGCCCGGGTCGGCGACGGCGCCCGGATCGGGCTCGTGGTCTGCGGCGGCAATACGACACCACGGGAGCTGACGGGCTGGGCCGAGCAGTTCGGGCTGTTGTGA
- a CDS encoding AIM24 family protein: MKGDLFSSEHVVQPAVEPGMSVENAKCVKYAVNGEMYARQGAMIAHRGDLKFERKGQGVGGMLKRAVTGEGLPLMAVRGQGEAWFAHEAQNCFIVEIEPGDQFTVNGRNVLCFDASLSYDIKTVKGSGIAGGGLFNSVFSGQGRLGLVCEGNPLVIPVSAQSPVYVDTDAVVGWTAHLQTSLHRSQSIGSMLRGGSGEAVQLMLRGDGFVVVRPSELTPNKTQQH; this comes from the coding sequence ATGAAGGGTGATCTCTTTTCCAGTGAGCACGTGGTGCAGCCGGCGGTGGAGCCGGGCATGTCCGTCGAGAACGCCAAGTGCGTCAAGTACGCGGTGAACGGCGAGATGTACGCCCGTCAGGGCGCGATGATCGCCCATCGCGGGGACCTGAAGTTCGAGCGCAAGGGGCAGGGCGTCGGCGGCATGCTGAAGCGTGCGGTCACCGGTGAGGGGCTGCCCCTGATGGCGGTGCGGGGACAGGGCGAGGCCTGGTTCGCGCACGAGGCCCAGAACTGCTTCATCGTCGAGATCGAGCCCGGCGACCAGTTCACCGTCAACGGGCGCAACGTGCTGTGTTTCGACGCCTCGCTGTCGTACGACATCAAGACGGTGAAGGGGTCCGGCATCGCCGGCGGCGGCCTGTTCAACAGCGTGTTCAGCGGGCAGGGCCGGCTCGGTCTGGTCTGCGAGGGCAACCCGCTGGTGATACCGGTCTCCGCGCAGTCCCCGGTGTACGTCGACACGGACGCGGTGGTCGGCTGGACCGCGCATCTTCAGACCTCGCTGCACCGCTCCCAGTCCATCGGCTCGATGCTGCGCGGCGGTTCCGGCGAGGCCGTGCAGCTGATGCTCCGGGGCGACGGCTTCGTCGTGGTGCGCCCGAGCGAGCTGACCCCGAACAAGACCCAGCAGCACTGA
- a CDS encoding UBP-type zinc finger domain-containing protein — protein sequence MSTSDKADAIDPGVPPSGTGCVECEEAGGWWFHLRRCARCGHIGCCDDSPAKHATAHYQATGHPVIRSFEPGEEWFWDYTTEELYTAGPELAPPESHPVDQPVPGPVGRVPKNWAETLRG from the coding sequence ATGAGCACCAGCGACAAGGCCGACGCGATCGACCCGGGCGTCCCGCCCAGCGGCACCGGCTGCGTGGAGTGCGAGGAGGCCGGCGGCTGGTGGTTCCACCTGCGCCGGTGCGCGCGGTGCGGGCACATCGGGTGCTGCGACGACTCCCCCGCGAAGCACGCCACCGCGCACTACCAGGCCACGGGGCATCCGGTGATCCGGAGTTTCGAGCCGGGTGAGGAGTGGTTCTGGGACTACACCACGGAGGAGTTGTACACCGCGGGGCCCGAACTGGCGCCGCCCGAGAGCCATCCCGTCGATCAGCCGGTGCCGGGGCCGGTGGGGCGGGTGCCGAAGAACTGGGCGGAGACGCTGCGGGGTTGA
- a CDS encoding M4 family metallopeptidase encodes MRRPHIRSVAVAIAVTTAATGLAGTAFAGPSTGAERSSTSTTTNATAVAEAARTAAFAHASATGVSQGDELHAQDVMLDPEGARHVRFVRTHDGMPVLGGDLIVHLDHQLGYTGVTRAAGHAVEPSATQAKLTADQAAAKAAQAAKGDAGTAQLVVDARGGSSALAYQVSVTGQDGTNTVVIDAVTGKVRSNTPDSDEFLSPKLLENLRKHGETIDPATGTASPAPESLLGSGVSGATRYPSAAKGTGKTLFVGSVGLTTTATSRGHYQLKDPSRYGTETRDAKGSYTEKFGAGAQFTSTTNVWGNGTTSNRASAAADAQYGITQTLDFYKKTFGRNGIANNSKAAQGMVHWGKKVANAFWDPTCNCMLYGDGDGQTFKKPLVVLDVTGHELTHGVVDATAKLQPTYVDADGNQYGEPGALNESLADVFGSNVEFFTNNKKDTPDYLIGEKLGLAQKFLRRLDHPSLDKLEGTIDYWSPDTYYTEVHAGSGVSSHAYYLLAEGSGKKTINGVNYDSPTYDHSTVKGIGRAKATAIFYRALTRYMVSTTDFHDARVATLKAAKDLYGANSTEYKTVDKAWAAVNVTAANTPAAHH; translated from the coding sequence TTGCGTAGACCGCACATACGCAGCGTCGCAGTCGCCATCGCGGTGACCACCGCTGCCACGGGCCTGGCCGGAACGGCTTTCGCGGGTCCCTCCACGGGGGCGGAGCGGTCCTCGACGTCCACCACCACGAACGCCACCGCGGTGGCCGAGGCGGCGCGCACCGCGGCCTTCGCCCACGCCTCGGCGACCGGCGTCTCCCAGGGCGACGAACTGCACGCGCAGGACGTCATGCTCGACCCCGAGGGCGCCCGGCACGTCCGGTTCGTCCGCACGCACGACGGCATGCCGGTGCTCGGCGGCGACCTCATCGTCCACCTCGACCACCAGCTGGGCTACACCGGCGTGACCCGCGCCGCCGGCCACGCAGTCGAACCTTCCGCCACCCAGGCCAAGCTGACCGCGGACCAGGCCGCCGCCAAGGCCGCCCAGGCCGCCAAGGGCGACGCGGGCACCGCCCAGCTCGTCGTCGACGCGCGCGGCGGATCCTCCGCCCTCGCCTACCAGGTGTCCGTGACCGGCCAGGACGGCACCAACACCGTCGTCATCGACGCCGTCACCGGCAAGGTGCGCAGCAACACGCCCGACAGCGACGAGTTCCTGTCGCCGAAGCTGCTCGAGAACCTGCGCAAGCACGGCGAGACGATCGACCCGGCCACCGGCACCGCCTCCCCCGCCCCCGAGTCGCTCCTCGGCTCCGGCGTCTCCGGCGCCACCCGTTACCCGTCGGCCGCGAAGGGCACCGGCAAGACCCTCTTCGTGGGCAGCGTCGGCCTGACCACCACGGCGACCTCGCGCGGCCACTACCAGCTCAAGGACCCGAGCCGGTACGGCACCGAGACCCGGGACGCCAAGGGCTCGTACACCGAGAAGTTCGGCGCGGGCGCGCAGTTCACCAGCACCACCAACGTGTGGGGCAACGGCACGACCAGCAACCGTGCCAGCGCCGCCGCCGACGCCCAGTACGGCATCACCCAGACCCTGGACTTCTACAAGAAGACCTTCGGCCGCAATGGCATAGCCAACAACAGCAAGGCGGCCCAGGGCATGGTCCACTGGGGCAAGAAGGTCGCCAACGCCTTCTGGGACCCGACCTGCAACTGCATGCTGTACGGCGACGGCGACGGCCAGACCTTCAAGAAGCCGCTCGTCGTCCTCGACGTCACCGGTCACGAGCTGACCCACGGCGTGGTGGACGCGACCGCCAAGCTGCAGCCGACCTACGTCGACGCCGACGGCAACCAGTACGGCGAGCCCGGCGCGCTGAACGAGTCGCTCGCCGATGTCTTCGGCTCCAACGTCGAGTTCTTCACCAACAACAAGAAGGACACGCCGGACTACCTGATCGGCGAGAAGCTGGGCCTCGCCCAGAAGTTCCTGCGCCGTCTCGACCACCCGTCGCTCGACAAGCTCGAGGGCACGATCGACTACTGGTCGCCGGACACCTACTACACCGAGGTGCACGCCGGGTCCGGTGTCTCCTCGCACGCCTACTACCTCCTCGCGGAGGGCAGCGGCAAGAAGACCATCAACGGGGTCAACTACGACTCGCCGACCTACGACCACTCCACGGTCAAGGGCATCGGCCGGGCCAAGGCCACCGCGATCTTCTACCGTGCGCTCACCCGCTACATGGTCTCCACGACCGACTTCCACGACGCGCGCGTCGCGACGCTGAAGGCGGCCAAGGACCTGTACGGCGCGAACAGCACCGAGTACAAGACGGTGGACAAGGCGTGGGCCGCGGTCAACGTCACCGCCGCCAACACCCCGGCCGCGCATCACTGA
- a CDS encoding ATP-binding protein, with protein sequence MSGQIVPCSPKEIGSLFLFEKLSPEQLGRLCCAGRVELFQPGPVYTEGDPATCFFVMIEGTVVLSRRVGGDDVEVTRTSQRGVYAGAMQAYLGDRVPQVYTNSMRVTEPTRFFVLPADIFADVMTEWFPMAVHLLEGLFFGSKRTQAAIGQQERLLALGSLSAGLTHELNNPAAAAVRATATLRERVAKMRHKLAVVAEGPFSRDALASLIEIQERTAERVAKAPVLSPLEAADREDLLTDWLEDHGIDHGWQLAPTFVQAGLDVDWLEQVAAAVDEEILGGAVAWLNYTIETELLMNEIEDSTTRISHLVDAAKQYSQLDRAPYRVVDVHELLDSTLLMLSGKIGAGIGVVKEYDRTLPPVPAYPAELNQVWTNLIDNAVSAINGAGGTGTLTVRTALDHERLLVEFRDTGPGVPPEIKDRIFDPFFTTKPVGEGTGLGLDISWRIVVNKHHGSLRVESVPGDTRFQVLLPLTAELPDTSVERAEEAV encoded by the coding sequence ATGAGCGGGCAGATCGTGCCGTGCAGTCCCAAGGAGATCGGCTCGCTGTTCCTCTTCGAGAAGCTGAGCCCCGAGCAGCTGGGCCGGTTGTGCTGCGCGGGGCGGGTGGAGCTGTTCCAGCCCGGTCCGGTGTACACCGAGGGCGACCCGGCCACCTGCTTCTTCGTGATGATCGAGGGCACGGTGGTGCTGTCCCGCCGGGTCGGCGGCGACGACGTGGAGGTCACCCGCACCTCGCAGCGCGGGGTGTACGCGGGCGCGATGCAGGCCTACCTCGGCGACCGGGTGCCGCAGGTCTACACCAACTCGATGCGGGTGACGGAGCCGACGCGGTTCTTCGTGCTGCCGGCGGACATCTTCGCGGACGTCATGACCGAGTGGTTCCCGATGGCCGTGCACCTGCTGGAGGGCCTCTTTTTCGGGTCCAAGCGCACCCAGGCGGCGATCGGGCAGCAGGAGCGGCTGCTGGCGCTCGGCTCGCTGTCGGCCGGGCTCACGCACGAGCTGAACAACCCGGCCGCGGCAGCGGTCCGGGCCACCGCGACCCTGCGCGAACGGGTCGCGAAGATGCGGCACAAGCTCGCCGTGGTCGCCGAAGGGCCCTTCTCCCGGGACGCGCTGGCGAGCCTGATCGAGATCCAGGAGCGCACCGCCGAACGGGTCGCCAAGGCCCCGGTGCTCAGTCCGCTGGAGGCCGCCGACCGGGAGGACCTGCTCACCGACTGGCTGGAGGACCACGGCATCGACCACGGCTGGCAGCTGGCGCCGACCTTCGTGCAGGCCGGGCTCGACGTCGACTGGCTGGAGCAGGTCGCGGCGGCCGTGGACGAGGAGATCCTGGGCGGCGCGGTCGCCTGGCTCAACTACACCATCGAGACCGAGCTGTTGATGAACGAGATCGAGGACTCCACCACCCGTATCTCGCACCTCGTCGACGCGGCCAAGCAGTACTCGCAGCTGGACCGGGCGCCCTACCGCGTGGTCGACGTGCACGAACTCCTCGACAGCACCCTGCTGATGCTCTCCGGCAAGATCGGCGCCGGCATCGGGGTCGTGAAGGAGTACGACCGCACGCTGCCGCCGGTGCCCGCCTATCCGGCGGAGCTGAACCAGGTGTGGACCAACCTGATCGACAACGCGGTGTCCGCGATCAACGGCGCGGGCGGCACGGGCACGTTGACCGTACGGACCGCGCTCGACCACGAGCGGCTGCTGGTGGAGTTCCGGGACACCGGGCCCGGGGTGCCGCCGGAGATCAAGGACCGGATCTTCGACCCGTTCTTCACCACCAAGCCGGTCGGCGAGGGCACCGGGCTGGGTCTGGACATCTCCTGGCGGATCGTCGTCAACAAGCACCACGGCAGCCTGCGCGTGGAGTCGGTGCCGGGCGACACCCGCTTCCAGGTGCTGCTCCCGCTGACCGCCGAGCTGCCGGACACATCCGTCGAGCGAGCGGAGGAAGCCGTATGA
- a CDS encoding tetratricopeptide repeat protein, with the protein MYGKAFAPEYQGALTTLSVNSSLVEVLAEGTEKLREAERSGRSAEAARCGLAVAEAHRRLGHTAEADRAWKASYRAARAAGDTAAMAWALWSGGTLARQRGAFPLAWRLLGLAAELGERGGDIVVRGYSLAGLAETGRIQGDYAAVGRLHEQLLAEARRRGEARHTVWALEGIAQMHRNTGDHDTAYALFEEAAQIAEQAEDRRGHAWALRGLADILSVRDKDTERALELLSRAEASCRAMNLSSALAYNHKMRGNVLYRAERYAEAREMYELALEEFRAMSEPRGEALARLGLAKSRAQLGRDRAETAAELAELARTLERSGLKHAREMVARAQEEFGLDAEAAR; encoded by the coding sequence ATGTACGGCAAGGCTTTCGCCCCGGAGTACCAGGGCGCCCTGACCACCCTGTCCGTGAACTCCTCGCTGGTCGAAGTGCTGGCGGAGGGCACCGAGAAGCTGCGCGAGGCCGAGCGGTCGGGGCGCAGCGCCGAGGCGGCCCGTTGTGGGCTGGCCGTCGCCGAGGCGCACCGGCGGCTCGGCCACACGGCGGAGGCGGACCGGGCCTGGAAGGCGAGTTACCGCGCCGCCCGCGCGGCCGGCGACACCGCCGCGATGGCGTGGGCGCTGTGGAGCGGCGGCACCCTCGCCCGGCAGCGCGGGGCCTTCCCGCTGGCCTGGCGGCTGCTGGGACTCGCGGCCGAACTCGGCGAGCGCGGCGGCGACATCGTCGTCCGCGGCTACTCACTGGCCGGCCTCGCGGAGACCGGCCGGATCCAGGGCGACTACGCGGCGGTCGGCCGGCTGCACGAGCAGTTGCTGGCCGAGGCGCGCAGGCGCGGCGAGGCCCGGCACACGGTGTGGGCGCTGGAGGGCATCGCGCAGATGCACCGCAACACCGGCGACCACGACACGGCGTACGCGCTGTTCGAGGAGGCGGCGCAGATAGCCGAGCAGGCGGAGGACCGGCGGGGGCACGCCTGGGCGCTGCGCGGACTCGCCGACATCCTGTCCGTGCGCGACAAGGACACCGAGCGGGCACTGGAGCTGCTGTCCCGCGCGGAGGCCTCCTGCCGGGCGATGAACCTCTCCAGCGCCCTCGCCTACAACCACAAGATGCGCGGCAACGTCCTGTACCGGGCGGAACGTTACGCCGAGGCGCGGGAGATGTACGAGCTGGCCCTGGAGGAGTTCCGCGCGATGAGCGAACCGCGCGGCGAGGCGCTGGCCCGGCTGGGCCTGGCCAAGTCACGGGCGCAGCTGGGCCGGGACCGAGCGGAGACCGCGGCCGAACTCGCCGAGCTGGCAAGGACGTTGGAGCGCAGCGGGCTCAAACACGCCCGGGAGATGGTGGCCCGGGCCCAGGAGGAGTTCGGTCTGGACGCGGAGGCGGCCCGGTGA